A DNA window from Camelina sativa cultivar DH55 chromosome 17, Cs, whole genome shotgun sequence contains the following coding sequences:
- the LOC104759331 gene encoding glutathione S-transferase T3-like, with the protein MDSNNPFFQSSSYFNLLNSQEEGGLNDNFHWESYPPSGQSSQPSPHSSQPSPHSSQPSPHSSQETPKERKERKTWTPADDEVLISAWLNTSKDPIVANQQKGGSFWSRIQKYYCDTPHARNGGEQMLVTHCKQRWHKINDHTNKFCAAFAAAERQNSSGHSENDIMKNAHDIYFAAHNKRFNLEHCWFRLRFEQKFLSLNTINTTPAQPATKRKQAGEGSQSSSCSVEESEKRPEGIKAAKAKRNNAQSTNVKTLAEYKSMWDVKKEELAEKEKLQKLAILDTLLAKKEPLSASEEIIMNKIVSQYF; encoded by the coding sequence ATGGATTCTAATAATCCCTTCtttcagtcttcttcttacttcaACTTGCTTAACAGTCAAGAAGAAGGTGGTTTAAATGATAACTTTCATTGGGAAAGTTATCCACCTTCTGGACAGAGCTCACAACCTTCTCCTCACAGCTCCCAACCTTCTCCTCACAGCTCCCAACCTTCTCCTCACAGCTCGCAAGAAACACCAAAAGAGCGCAAGGAGAGAAAGACATGGACACCTGCTGATGATGAAGTCTTGATCTCCGCATGGCTCAACACTTCAAAAGATCCCATCgttgcaaatcaacaaaagggaGGAAGCTTCTGGAGCAGGATTCAAAAATACTATTGTGACACTCCTCACGCTAGAAACGGTGGGGAACAGATGCTGGTGACACATTGCAAGCAGCGTTGGCACAAGATAAATGACCATACTAACAAGTTCTGTGCCGCATTCGCAGCTGCGGAGAGACAGAACAGCTCTGGTCATTCTGAAAATGATATCATGAAGAATGCACATGATATCTACTTCGCTGCCCATAACAAGAGATTCAACCTTGAACATTGTTGGTTTCGTTTAAGGTTTGAGCAGAAATTTCTATCCCTTAACACTATTAACACGACCCCAGCTCAGCCTgcaacaaagaggaaacaagCTGGTGAAGGTTCGCAGTCATCAAGCTGCAGTGTTGAGGAGTCTGAGAAGAGGCCAGAAGGGATCAAGGCTGCCAAGGCGAAGAGGAACAATGCTCAGTCCACAAACGTGAAGACTCTTGCTGAGTATAAGAGCATGTGGGATGTCAAGAAAGAGGAATTAGCTGAAAAGGAGAAACTACAGAAGCTGGCCATCCTAG